A part of Streptomyces sp. NBC_01235 genomic DNA contains:
- a CDS encoding zf-HC2 domain-containing protein, giving the protein MRSLERHRDVGAYALGVLDEAEAFRFEDHLMECPQCAAQVTEFGPTARQMMLYRRATPRAVHPFAGPGPQLLDRLLGEVAARHRAVRRRVLYAVAASVVIALAGPVIAMMAGGGSGAEDTVRVTATDEKSGVWAQVTTANEAWGSHVELKVKDGAGPRSCRLIAIGLDGSEQTVTSWIVPKHDARPNTMQGAAAWHPDEIARYELRTATGEHLVTLDAH; this is encoded by the coding sequence ATGAGGTCCCTGGAAAGGCATCGCGACGTCGGCGCGTACGCGCTCGGCGTGCTGGACGAAGCGGAAGCCTTCCGCTTCGAGGACCACCTCATGGAGTGTCCTCAATGCGCGGCGCAGGTCACCGAGTTCGGCCCGACCGCCCGACAGATGATGCTCTACCGGCGTGCCACCCCGCGCGCCGTGCACCCCTTCGCCGGGCCCGGCCCGCAGCTGCTGGACCGGCTGCTCGGCGAGGTGGCGGCCCGGCACCGGGCCGTGCGCCGGCGGGTGCTGTACGCCGTGGCCGCCTCGGTGGTGATCGCCCTGGCCGGTCCGGTGATCGCGATGATGGCGGGCGGTGGCAGCGGCGCCGAGGACACCGTGCGGGTCACCGCGACGGACGAGAAGTCCGGGGTGTGGGCGCAGGTCACCACCGCGAACGAGGCGTGGGGCAGCCATGTGGAGCTGAAGGTCAAGGACGGGGCCGGCCCCCGCTCCTGCCGCCTGATCGCCATCGGCCTCGACGGCTCCGAGCAGACGGTCACCAGCTGGATCGTCCCCAAGCACGACGCCCGCCCCAACACCATGCAGGGCGCCGCGGCCTGGCACCCCGACGAGATCGCCCGATACGAGTTGCGCACGGCGACCGGCGAGCACCTGGTGACGCTCGACGCCCACTGA
- a CDS encoding sigma-70 family RNA polymerase sigma factor, producing MTAGTTLTATGPTTAEHELAALQREHGRPLFALLLRLSDGDRQRAEDLVQETLVRAWQHPEALRADSFDSVRPWLLTVARRLAIDARRARQARPAEVGDAVLENAPVYADHAERAAAALDVREAVKTLTPEHREVLVLVYFQGASVAEAAETLGIPPGTVKSRAYYALRALRRVLPGYAADLR from the coding sequence ATGACCGCCGGAACCACCCTCACCGCGACCGGGCCGACGACCGCCGAGCACGAGCTCGCCGCGCTCCAGCGCGAGCACGGCCGGCCGCTCTTCGCGCTGCTGCTGAGGCTGTCCGACGGCGACCGCCAGCGCGCCGAGGACCTCGTCCAGGAGACCCTGGTGCGCGCCTGGCAGCATCCCGAGGCGCTGCGCGCGGACTCCTTCGACTCCGTACGGCCCTGGCTGCTCACCGTGGCCCGGCGGCTCGCCATCGACGCGCGCCGGGCCCGGCAGGCGCGGCCGGCGGAGGTCGGGGACGCGGTGCTGGAGAACGCGCCGGTGTACGCCGACCATGCCGAGCGGGCGGCCGCGGCCCTCGATGTGCGCGAGGCTGTGAAGACACTCACTCCGGAACACCGTGAAGTCCTGGTGCTGGTGTATTTCCAAGGGGCGAGTGTGGCGGAGGCCGCCGAAACCCTCGGAATTCCACCGGGTACCGTGAAGTCCCGCGCGTACTACGCGCTGCGCGCCCTGCGCCGGGTGCTTCCGGGATACGCGGCCGACCTGCGCTGA
- a CDS encoding CapA family protein: protein MIARRRQVALALTAVLASAAACQARDHRPAERSGLPAPSAARGFTLVASGDILPHATVIDRARFDAGGTGYDFRPMFEGIKPVVSRADLALCHMETVYGANGDYTGYPVFKSPPEIAPALAATGYDGCSTASNHSLDDGAAGVQRTLDALDGAGVRHAGTARTEAEANSVTLLRAGAAHVAHLAYTYDTNGYPAPPGQPWAVNLIDENRIVADARAARKAGADVVVVSVHWGTEWQDGPDDRQLTLARTLTASRTDGRPDIDLILGTHAHVPQAYEKVNGTWVVYGMGDQIAGEMFNPQGVQDPRGNQSTVARFTFAPPARHGGRWKVRKAEFVPQMFDIDAGRVVDLNKALAHGADVEGVRDRIRDVVLSRGAAKDGLVMGE, encoded by the coding sequence GTGATCGCACGCAGACGCCAGGTGGCCCTGGCCCTGACGGCCGTCCTCGCGTCGGCCGCCGCCTGCCAGGCCCGAGACCACCGGCCGGCCGAGAGGTCCGGACTCCCGGCGCCGTCCGCCGCCCGCGGGTTCACGCTCGTGGCCTCCGGCGACATCCTCCCGCACGCCACCGTCATCGACCGTGCCCGCTTCGACGCCGGCGGCACCGGTTACGACTTCCGCCCGATGTTCGAGGGGATCAAACCCGTCGTCTCCCGCGCCGACCTGGCCCTGTGTCACATGGAGACCGTCTACGGCGCGAACGGCGACTACACCGGCTATCCCGTCTTCAAGTCCCCGCCCGAGATCGCCCCGGCCCTCGCCGCCACCGGTTACGACGGCTGCTCCACCGCCTCCAACCACAGCCTCGACGACGGCGCCGCCGGCGTACAGCGCACCCTCGACGCGCTCGACGGCGCCGGCGTGCGGCACGCGGGCACCGCGCGCACCGAGGCCGAGGCCAACTCGGTGACGCTCCTGCGCGCGGGCGCGGCGCACGTCGCCCACCTCGCCTACACCTACGACACCAACGGCTACCCGGCCCCGCCGGGACAGCCCTGGGCCGTCAACCTCATCGACGAGAACCGGATCGTCGCCGACGCCAGGGCCGCCCGGAAGGCGGGCGCCGACGTGGTCGTCGTCTCCGTGCACTGGGGCACCGAATGGCAGGACGGTCCGGACGACCGCCAGCTCACCCTCGCCCGCACGCTCACCGCCTCCCGCACGGACGGCCGCCCGGACATCGACCTGATCCTGGGCACCCACGCCCACGTCCCCCAGGCCTACGAGAAGGTCAACGGCACCTGGGTCGTCTACGGCATGGGCGACCAGATCGCGGGCGAGATGTTCAACCCGCAGGGCGTCCAGGACCCGCGCGGGAACCAGTCCACCGTCGCCCGCTTCACCTTCGCCCCGCCCGCCCGGCACGGCGGCCGCTGGAAGGTGCGCAAGGCCGAGTTCGTGCCGCAGATGTTCGACATCGACGCCGGACGGGTGGTCGACCTCAACAAGGCCCTCGCCCACGGCGCCGACGTCGAGGGAGTGCGCGACCGGATCAGGGACGTCGTCCTCAGCCGGGGCGCGGCCAAGGACGGGCTGGTGATGGGGGAGTAA
- a CDS encoding universal stress protein, giving the protein MTEQHSQQPAHQFERGTDGPKVILVGVDGSDTSLRAAAYAAGLARRQHALLAVVYVQPVLAAGAALGVPVAEATDEIAEDLVAQIREATERTRGIFDVRWEFHTFPGDPYGGLVKAADQLKADAVVVGASEQAGHRIVGSVAVRLVKAGRWPVTVVP; this is encoded by the coding sequence GTGACGGAACAGCACTCGCAACAGCCAGCGCACCAGTTCGAGCGGGGCACGGACGGGCCCAAGGTCATCCTCGTCGGCGTGGACGGCTCCGACACCTCACTCCGGGCCGCGGCCTACGCCGCCGGTCTGGCCCGGCGCCAGCACGCGCTGCTCGCCGTGGTGTACGTGCAACCGGTGCTCGCGGCGGGCGCGGCGCTCGGGGTGCCGGTGGCGGAGGCGACCGACGAGATCGCCGAGGACCTGGTCGCGCAGATCAGGGAGGCCACGGAGCGGACCCGGGGGATATTCGACGTGCGCTGGGAGTTCCACACCTTCCCCGGCGACCCGTACGGCGGCCTGGTGAAGGCGGCGGACCAGCTGAAGGCGGACGCGGTGGTGGTGGGCGCCTCCGAGCAGGCCGGCCACCGGATCGTGGGATCCGTCGCGGTCCGGCTGGTGAAGGCGGGGCGGTGGCCGGTGACGGTGGTGCCGTAG
- the lysX gene encoding bifunctional lysylphosphatidylglycerol synthetase/lysine--tRNA ligase LysX produces MSATVERATAEDTPGPTRQAAGRLLSRVPQGFAAFFGALGLLCVLLALIPPLRGLLRPVVRFLDLLIVPVSANLAYAVFLFLLAAATAARKKAAWWLVVVYLGLLVLTDSLGVALGLYAQSVPSLVVCALALVLLVVARGEFYAASRRAALRRALAVLLVGLGLAILAGWGLVELFPGTLPEGQRFGWAANRVLGGLVSTRSFDGRPPHALFFLLGLFGALALLDAAATLFRSQRMEAALHGDEETRIRSLLKAYGDRDSLGYFATRRDKAVVFSPSGKAAVTYRVEAGVCLAGGDPVGDREAWPHAIAAWLDAARRHAWAPAVMGASEDGAKAFARAGLGALQLGDEAILHVASFDLGGREMRVTRQAVNRVRRTGAGCRVRRHSTLTDQETEEVIDRADAWRDTETERGFSMALDRLGDPADGDCLLVEALDEDGRLLALLSFVPWGTDGISLDLMRRDRSAPNGVMEFMVADLCAAAPKLGIQRISLNFAVFRSAFEEGARIGAGPVLRLWRRLLLFFSRWWQLEALYRSNAKYHPEWYPRFLCYGDAGSLARVGLASGIAEGFVSVPSLRKLWGKRLPQGGPRPATTEGLPSLAALGLGGEDEAGATGADAGLPEQVRVRHHKLDRLRAAGIDPYPVGVPPPTHTLAEIRTGETVTVAGRIMRVRDFGGIVFVTLRDWSGDHQLALTREALGSFRTDTDLGDHIVATGTAGVSDKGEPTVFATTWQLTAKCLRPLPDKRRGLTDPEAKVRMRHLDLVASPAARDIVRARSTAVQALRQGLLERGYLEVETPMLQQIHGGANARPFTTHINAYDLDLHLRIAPELYLKRLCVGGLEKVFEMGRTFRNEGVSYKHNPEFTMLEAYQAYADYDVMLDLARELIQGAATAAFGAPVARKDGREYDISGQWPVRTVHGAISEALGEEIDADTHLTVLHRHCDRAGVPYTPDDGRGDVVLEMYERLVEERTRLPTFYKDFPTDVSPLTRQHRTDPRLAERWDLVAFGTELGTAYSELTDPVEQRRRLTEQSLLAAGKDPEAMELDEDFLDALEYAMPPTGGLGIGVDRLIMFLTGLTIRETLPFPLVRHR; encoded by the coding sequence ATGAGTGCCACCGTGGAGAGGGCCACGGCCGAGGACACCCCGGGCCCGACACGGCAAGCCGCGGGCCGCCTCCTCAGCCGGGTGCCCCAAGGCTTCGCCGCCTTCTTCGGCGCCCTCGGCCTGCTGTGCGTCCTGCTCGCCCTCATCCCGCCCCTGCGTGGCCTGCTGCGCCCGGTCGTCCGCTTCCTGGACCTCCTCATCGTCCCGGTCAGCGCCAACCTCGCCTACGCCGTCTTCCTCTTCCTGCTCGCCGCCGCCACCGCCGCCCGCAAGAAGGCCGCCTGGTGGCTGGTCGTCGTCTACCTCGGTCTGCTCGTCCTCACCGACAGCCTCGGCGTGGCCCTCGGCCTGTACGCGCAGTCCGTTCCGTCCCTGGTGGTCTGCGCGCTCGCCCTGGTCCTCCTGGTCGTCGCCCGCGGGGAGTTCTACGCCGCCTCCCGCCGCGCGGCCCTGCGGCGGGCGCTCGCCGTCCTGCTCGTCGGGCTCGGCCTGGCGATCCTCGCGGGCTGGGGACTGGTGGAGCTGTTCCCGGGCACCCTGCCGGAAGGCCAGCGCTTCGGATGGGCCGCCAACCGCGTCCTGGGCGGCCTGGTCTCCACCCGCTCCTTCGACGGACGCCCGCCCCACGCCCTCTTCTTCCTCCTCGGCCTCTTCGGGGCCCTCGCCCTCCTCGACGCCGCCGCCACCCTCTTCCGCTCCCAGCGCATGGAAGCCGCCCTGCACGGCGACGAGGAAACCCGCATCCGCTCCCTGCTGAAGGCCTACGGCGACCGGGACTCCCTCGGCTACTTCGCCACCCGGCGCGACAAGGCCGTCGTCTTCTCGCCCAGCGGCAAGGCCGCCGTCACCTACCGCGTCGAGGCCGGCGTCTGCCTGGCCGGCGGCGACCCCGTCGGCGACCGCGAGGCCTGGCCGCACGCCATCGCCGCCTGGCTGGACGCGGCCCGCCGCCACGCCTGGGCGCCCGCGGTCATGGGCGCCTCGGAGGACGGCGCGAAGGCCTTCGCCCGTGCCGGCCTCGGCGCCCTGCAACTCGGCGACGAGGCGATCCTGCACGTCGCCTCCTTCGACCTCGGCGGCCGCGAGATGCGGGTCACGAGGCAGGCCGTGAACCGGGTGCGCCGCACCGGCGCCGGCTGCCGGGTCCGCCGCCACTCCACCCTCACCGACCAGGAGACGGAGGAGGTGATCGACCGCGCCGACGCCTGGCGCGACACCGAGACCGAACGCGGCTTCTCCATGGCCCTGGACCGTCTCGGCGACCCCGCCGACGGCGACTGCCTCCTCGTCGAGGCACTGGACGAGGACGGCCGCCTGCTCGCCCTGCTCTCGTTCGTCCCCTGGGGCACGGACGGCATCTCCCTGGACCTGATGCGCCGCGACCGCTCCGCCCCCAACGGCGTCATGGAGTTCATGGTCGCCGACCTGTGCGCCGCCGCCCCCAAGCTCGGCATCCAACGGATCTCGCTGAACTTCGCCGTCTTCCGCTCGGCCTTCGAGGAGGGAGCCCGCATCGGCGCCGGACCCGTCCTGCGGCTGTGGCGCCGCCTGCTGCTGTTCTTCTCGCGGTGGTGGCAACTGGAGGCCCTCTACCGCTCCAACGCCAAGTACCACCCCGAGTGGTATCCCCGCTTCCTCTGCTACGGCGACGCCGGCTCCCTCGCCCGGGTCGGTCTCGCCTCCGGCATCGCCGAGGGCTTCGTCTCCGTACCCTCCCTGCGCAAGCTCTGGGGCAAGCGGCTCCCGCAGGGCGGGCCGCGCCCCGCCACCACCGAAGGCCTGCCCTCCCTGGCGGCGCTCGGCCTCGGCGGAGAGGACGAGGCCGGGGCCACCGGTGCGGACGCGGGCCTGCCCGAGCAGGTCCGCGTCCGCCACCACAAGCTCGACCGGCTGCGCGCGGCGGGCATCGACCCCTACCCGGTCGGCGTCCCGCCCCCCACCCACACCCTCGCCGAGATCCGCACGGGGGAGACGGTCACCGTCGCCGGCCGGATCATGCGCGTCCGCGACTTCGGCGGCATCGTCTTCGTGACGCTGCGGGACTGGTCGGGCGACCACCAACTCGCCCTCACCCGCGAGGCCCTCGGCTCCTTCCGGACCGACACCGACCTCGGCGACCACATCGTCGCCACGGGCACCGCGGGCGTCAGCGACAAGGGCGAACCGACCGTCTTCGCGACGACCTGGCAGCTGACGGCCAAGTGCCTGCGCCCGCTGCCCGACAAACGACGCGGCCTCACCGACCCGGAGGCCAAGGTCCGCATGCGCCACCTCGACCTGGTCGCGAGCCCCGCCGCCCGCGACATCGTCCGGGCCCGCTCCACCGCCGTACAGGCACTGCGCCAGGGCCTGTTGGAGCGCGGCTACCTCGAGGTCGAGACACCGATGCTCCAGCAGATCCACGGCGGCGCCAACGCCCGCCCCTTCACCACCCACATCAACGCTTACGACCTCGACCTCCATCTGCGCATCGCCCCAGAGCTGTACCTGAAGAGGCTGTGCGTCGGCGGCCTGGAGAAGGTCTTCGAGATGGGCCGCACCTTCCGCAACGAGGGCGTCTCCTACAAGCACAACCCCGAGTTCACGATGTTGGAGGCCTACCAGGCGTACGCCGACTACGACGTGATGCTCGACCTGGCCCGCGAGCTGATCCAGGGCGCGGCCACGGCCGCCTTCGGCGCGCCGGTCGCCCGCAAGGACGGGCGGGAGTACGACATCTCCGGGCAGTGGCCGGTCAGGACGGTCCACGGCGCGATCTCGGAAGCCCTCGGCGAGGAGATCGACGCCGACACCCACCTGACGGTCCTGCACCGGCACTGCGACCGCGCCGGAGTCCCGTACACACCGGACGACGGCCGAGGCGACGTGGTCCTGGAGATGTACGAACGCCTGGTCGAGGAGAGGACGCGACTCCCCACCTTCTACAAGGACTTCCCCACGGACGTCTCCCCGCTGACCCGGCAGCACCGCACGGACCCCCGTCTGGCGGAACGCTGGGACCTCGTCGCCTTCGGCACCGAACTCGGCACCGCCTACTCGGAGTTGACCGACCCGGTCGAACAACGCCGACGCCTCACCGAGCAGTCCCTGCTGGCCGCCGGCAAAGACCCCGAGGCGATGGAACTCGACGAGGACTTCCTCGACGCCCTCGAATACGCCATGCCCCCGACCGGCGGCCTCGGCATCGGCGTCGACCGCCTGATCATGTTCCTCACCGGCCTGACCATCCGGGAGACGCTCCCGTTCCCCCTGGTACGGCACCGCTGA
- a CDS encoding polysaccharide deacetylase family protein, translated as MKKDQLFTRRRALLAGAAAVGAVGTAGVFVWGGDGKPVKAAAPAAGGPARSLPLKPSAYRLQPLTGYGPPRAAPARTTVRREPLLRITGRGRTMVLTFDDGPDPRYTPAILDTLAEYDVRAMFFVCGGMAVDNQELLGRMADDGHIVGNHTWSHPLLTTLTRRQIHSEMSRTSDVIEEGYGERPRWFRAPYGAWNRAAFQLGAELGMEPLAWTVDTLDWTTPGTGTIVDRVERGAAPGVVVLSHDAGGDRSQSVRALRRYLPQLLDSGYHITVPHRRYT; from the coding sequence ATGAAGAAGGATCAGTTGTTCACGCGGCGCCGTGCGTTGCTCGCGGGCGCCGCCGCCGTCGGAGCGGTCGGCACGGCCGGAGTGTTCGTGTGGGGCGGGGACGGCAAGCCGGTGAAGGCCGCCGCCCCCGCCGCCGGCGGCCCGGCGCGCAGCCTCCCGCTGAAGCCCTCCGCCTACCGCCTCCAGCCGCTGACCGGCTACGGCCCCCCGCGCGCCGCGCCCGCCCGCACCACGGTGCGCCGCGAACCGCTGCTGAGGATCACCGGCCGCGGCCGCACCATGGTGCTGACCTTCGACGACGGCCCCGACCCCCGCTACACCCCCGCCATCCTCGACACACTGGCCGAGTACGACGTGCGCGCGATGTTCTTCGTGTGCGGGGGGATGGCCGTCGACAACCAGGAGCTGCTGGGGCGCATGGCCGACGACGGCCACATCGTCGGCAACCACACCTGGTCCCACCCCTTGCTCACGACACTCACCCGCCGTCAGATCCACTCCGAGATGTCCCGCACCAGCGACGTCATCGAGGAGGGCTACGGTGAGCGGCCCCGCTGGTTCCGCGCCCCCTACGGCGCCTGGAACCGCGCCGCCTTCCAACTCGGCGCCGAACTCGGCATGGAACCCCTCGCCTGGACCGTCGACACCCTCGACTGGACCACCCCCGGCACCGGCACCATCGTCGACCGGGTCGAGCGGGGCGCCGCCCCCGGCGTCGTGGTGCTCTCGCACGACGCCGGGGGCGACCGCTCCCAGAGCGTGCGGGCGCTGCGCAGATATCTGCCGCAGCTTCTGGATTCCGGCTATCACATCACCGTCCCGCACCGGCGGTACACCTGA
- a CDS encoding class F sortase, with the protein MSAYELSEVAEEEERQKKRAPWGVIALVLLTGLALIRNGSGEFDIGPPQPASAAAADSRTAGAFGRTPAPLPYAVPDRVQIPAIRVDAPVMPVGLDTDGWVAAPPPEDPNLAGWFTGGVSPGEKGTAVVVGHVDNKLGPAVFYGLGALKKGNRVEVARKDGKTAAFEIYGIEVFEKNNFPGDRVYASKGSPELRIITCGGGFSKANGYDGNVVAFARLVEVR; encoded by the coding sequence ATGTCTGCGTACGAGCTGTCCGAGGTGGCGGAAGAAGAGGAGCGGCAGAAGAAGCGCGCCCCATGGGGCGTGATAGCGCTTGTTCTGCTGACCGGTCTCGCGCTCATCCGCAACGGGTCGGGGGAGTTCGACATCGGCCCGCCGCAGCCGGCCTCGGCGGCGGCCGCGGACAGCCGCACCGCCGGCGCCTTCGGCCGGACCCCGGCTCCGCTGCCGTACGCCGTGCCGGACCGGGTGCAGATCCCCGCCATCCGGGTGGACGCGCCGGTCATGCCGGTCGGCCTGGACACGGACGGCTGGGTGGCCGCGCCGCCGCCGGAGGACCCGAACCTGGCCGGCTGGTTCACGGGCGGGGTCTCTCCCGGCGAGAAGGGGACGGCGGTCGTCGTCGGCCATGTCGACAACAAACTGGGCCCCGCCGTTTTCTACGGTCTCGGAGCTCTGAAGAAGGGAAACCGCGTCGAGGTGGCGCGGAAAGACGGAAAGACCGCGGCCTTCGAGATCTACGGCATCGAGGTCTTCGAGAAGAACAACTTCCCCGGTGACCGCGTCTATGCCTCCAAGGGCTCTCCCGAACTGCGGATCATCACCTGCGGCGGCGGTTTCTCCAAGGCGAACGGATACGACGGGAACGTCGTCGCCTTCGCCCGCCTGGTCGAGGTCCGCTGA
- a CDS encoding bestrophin-like domain — MPEWLVLTLAMLAACAVVVVVTLVRHRRAPEDEDPSETPDVIEYMTMWIGVVYAIVLGLAIAGVWEARSVAQDHVQAEAQALHEISERVRVYPADVRDRIREDVNAYVGHVVTTEWKKMADDGEVTERGDELLERIRVDVTDHQPTSDFQAQAYQPLLDQMAAADQARNARAASTGATMPGVVWFGLLAGAVITIGMVFALQIRRTPRELVLAGLFSALIAFLLFLIWDFDAPYSRGITASAEPFLHLFPRFKG, encoded by the coding sequence TTGCCGGAATGGCTTGTTCTCACCCTCGCGATGCTCGCCGCGTGCGCGGTGGTGGTCGTCGTCACCCTCGTACGGCACCGCAGGGCGCCCGAGGACGAGGACCCCTCCGAGACACCGGACGTCATCGAGTACATGACGATGTGGATCGGCGTGGTGTACGCCATCGTGCTGGGCCTGGCCATCGCGGGTGTCTGGGAGGCGCGCAGCGTCGCCCAGGACCACGTGCAGGCGGAGGCCCAGGCGCTGCACGAGATCTCGGAGCGCGTGCGGGTCTACCCGGCGGACGTCCGTGACCGCATTCGGGAGGATGTCAACGCCTATGTCGGACACGTCGTCACCACCGAGTGGAAGAAGATGGCCGACGACGGCGAGGTGACCGAGCGCGGCGACGAACTCCTCGAACGGATCCGGGTCGACGTCACCGACCACCAGCCGACGTCCGACTTCCAGGCGCAGGCCTACCAGCCGCTGCTCGACCAGATGGCCGCCGCCGACCAGGCGCGCAACGCCCGCGCGGCCTCGACCGGGGCGACCATGCCCGGCGTGGTGTGGTTCGGGCTGCTGGCCGGGGCCGTCATCACGATCGGCATGGTCTTCGCCCTGCAGATCCGGCGTACGCCCCGTGAACTGGTCCTGGCCGGACTGTTCTCCGCGCTCATCGCCTTCCTGCTCTTCCTGATCTGGGACTTCGACGCGCCCTACAGCCGGGGCATCACCGCGTCGGCGGAGCCGTTCCTCCACCTCTTCCCCCGATTCAAGGGATGA